AACGAGAAGCCGATAGAAGGCACGGTGGTTATAGCCAAAAAGCAAACTAAGGGCAAAGGACAACTCGGCAATACTTGGGTAAGCGAGGCCGGAAAAAACCTTACCTGCAGTTATATTTTATACCCTGTTTTTTTGGGAGCCGATAAGCATTTTTACCTAAATATGGTGGCAAGTTTGGCAGTAAAAGAAGTTTGTGAAGCAATTTTGGAAGATGAAGTAAAAGTGAAATGGCCAAACGATGTTTACTATGGCAACAAGAAGATTGCAGGAATTTTAATTGAAAATTCAATTAGTGGCGCTACTGTAATTACTTCGGTAGTGGGCATTGGTATTAACGTAAACCAAACCGAATTCGATGAGGCATTACCCAATCCCGGTTCGCTCAAAATGTTTACACAAACAGATATAGATTTGAATGCCATGTTGCAGAACTTAAACATCTATTTGGAAAAATACTATTTGCAACTGCGCCAACAGCACCACCATTTTTTGCAAAGAGCTTATACCGAAGCTCTTTTTCGTTACAACCAAACTGCCTATTTTAAAAGAGGTGAGCAAACATTTAAAGGCGAAATTGCAGGAATTGCCCGCGATGGGAAACTTATTATTCACAGCAGTGGAAAGGAATTACGCTTTAATATGCAAGAAGTGCAATTTGTAATTTAGTGGGTAGGAGCGAATATTGGGAAGTTCAAAATTTTGCTTAAAACTTTCGTTTAAAACAAGTTGATTGTAAATTCGTTGCACAAATTAGAAACATGAAAAAATCGCATATAGTTCTTTTAATTCTTATTGCTGTAAGTGTGGGCGTAATTATTGCCATGACGGGCGATTACACTACCTATTCTAATTTTGTGCAGGCAAAAGAAAAGAGCAAAGCTGTGAGCGTTGCCGGGTTTCTAGCAAAAGATAAACCATTGGTTTACGATCCGCTTAAAGATCCTAACTATTTTGAGTTTACTATGTACGACCGTGAGGGAAATGTGCAAGAGGTGGTATTTAAAGGCTCTAAGCCGCAAGATTTTGAACGCAGCGAGCAAGTAGTGGTAAAAGGAAAAATGGAAGGGAAGTATTTTCGCGCAAGCGAAATTTTAATGAAATGTCCATCGAAATATGTGAACGATGAAATTGTATTAAAAGAAAAAGCTTAGTGGCATTACACTACTTCTACCAGTAAATGCTCGGCAGCTTTTGCCGAAACCGAAATGGTTTTTTTAGGTAGTTTTATTTCTACGCTCGAATCGAAGTTAAACACATTCATTACTTTTAGCTTTGTGCCTAAAGCAATATCAATGCTATCTAAGTATTGTAAAAAGTTGGAAGAAGAATTTTTTACGCCCACCACAACCGCAGTAGCACCTTTGTTTAGGGTGCTTAATGGAACGGCATTACTTTTTTCGATATTGCCATTGGCATCGGGAATTGGGTCGCCATGCGGATCGTATTGCGGATTGCCCAAAAAGTTATCGAGGCGCGTTACGAAATTTTCGTCTCTAATGTGTTCTAGGCGTTCTGCAAGTTCGTGTACTTCGTGCCATTCGTAGTTTAGTTTTTCGGCCAAAAAAACTTCCCAAAGGCGGTGTGCGCGTACCAATCTGCGGGCAATTAAAATGCCACTTTCGGTAAGTTGCACGCCTTTATATTTTTCGTAGTCGGCCAGTTTTTTATCGCTTAGTTTTCGCAGCATATCGCTTACCGATGCAGCGGTGGTGCTCATGGCATCGGCTATGGCGTTGGTGTTTACATTTTCATTTCCTCCGGCAGAAAGGTGGTAAATGGTTTTAATGTAATTTTCTTCGGTAATGCTGAGTTCGGTTTTCATGATGTAACTAACCCGCCAATTGTGTGTGGCGCGAGCCAAAATAAACGAAACTTCTACAATTCTAAAGCTGCAATAATGCGCTTATGCTTGTTGTTGCTTGCTAAAGAATTTTAAATCTGCCATAATTTGGTTGGCAATATTTTCCGAAGTGGTTTCGGAGCCGCTCTCGGCATAAATTCTTATGATAGGTTCGGTGTTGCTTCTTCTTAGATGCACCCAATCTTTTTCGAATTCAATTTTTACACCATCTATTTTATTGATAGGTTGGTTTTTGTATTTGCTTTCGATGTCATCGAAGAGGTTATCTATGTTTATAGATGGATCTAAATCTATTTTCTTTTTGCTGATGTAGTAGTTGGGATATTGTGCACGCAGCAGTGAAGTAGATTTTCCGAACTTGGCTAAGTGGGTAAGAAATAAGGCAATGCCCACCATTGCATCGCGTCCGTAGTGCAGTTCAGGATAAATAATACCTCCGTTTCCTTCGCCACCAATTACGGCTTTTTCTTCTTTCATTTTTTGAACCACGTTTACTTCGCCCACAGCACTAGCAAAATATTCTGCTCCGTGTTTTTCGGTAACATCGCGCAGGGCGCGGGTAGAAGATAAGTTAGAAACTGTATTGCCGCGTTTGTTTTTCAATACATAATCGGCAACAGCAACTAAGGTGTATTCTTCGCCAAACATGCTGCCATCTTCGCTTACAAGTGCCAATCTATCTACATCCGGATCTACGCTAATACCTACATCGGCATTGTTTTTCTTTACCGTCATAGAAAGTTCGCTCAGGTTCTCGGGTAGTGGTTCTGGATTGTGGGGGAATAAGCCGTTTGGTTCGGTGTATAATTCTATTACTTGCTCTACACCAAGTGCTTTAAGCAGTTTGGGCAATGCTATGCCGCCTGTGCTGTTTACGCAATCAATAACTACTTTAAAGTTTCTTTTTTTTATGGCTTCGGTATCTACCAATTTCAACTTCAATATCTTTTCAATATGAAAATCAATGTAGGTATCGTTTTGAGTGTAATGCCCCAAGGAGTTTACATCTTCGTACTTTACTTCTTTTTCCTCGGCAATGCGCAGTAGTTCTTCGCCCGCTTTGGCAGAAATAAATTCGCCTTGTGCATTCAACAATTTTAGTGCATTCCATTGCTTAGGGTTGTGGCTGGCGGTTAAAATAATGCCTCCGCCTGCACGCTCTTCGGGTACTGCCATTTCTACTGTTGGCGTAGTAGAAAGCCCTAAATCTACCACATCTATACCTATGGATTGCAAAGTGCCCACCACAATATGGTTCACCATTTCGCCACTTACACGCGCATCGCGCCCTATTACAATTTTGCGGGTTCCGCTATTTTGAATTACCCACTCGCCAAAGGCTGCGGTAAACTTCATAATATCTTCTGGCGTAAGATTACTGCCAGGGAAACCACCAATGGTTCCTCTTATTCCTGAAATTGATTTGATGAGCGACAACTTATTCTATTTTTGAGGGGGCGAAAATAAGAACTCAGCGCTATCTAAGTACATAATGTTTTAAAGTTTTGTTAATGACTGAAAAAGAATGGTTTACAGATTGGTTTGATTCTGCATATTATCATTTGCTCTATAATAACCGAGATGAGCACGAGGCAGAGAAGTTTGTGGAGAAGCTAACGGTGCAACTTAAATTGCAGGAAGGTGCTCAAATTTTGGATGTGGCTTGTGGCAAAGGGCGCCATGCCAAAACATTGCATAAACTTGGTTTTAATGTTACAGGAATAGATTTGAGTGAAAACAGTATTGCTGCAGCTAAAGCGTTTGAAGATAGCAATTTGCATTTTGTACGTTGGGACATGCGCGAAACATATTGCGCCAATTGTTTTGATGTGGCCGTAAACTTGTTTTCGAGTTTTGGATACCTGCCCAGCGATGAAGACAACCTTGTTGCGCTAAAGGCAATAGCCTCTAATTTAAAGCCGCAGGGCGTTTTAATTTTAGATTATATGAATGCAGAATGGGTGGTGAAGCAATTAAAGCCACGCGAAATTTTGCAACGTGGCGATACGCAATTTCATATCCAAAAAAAGGTGCAGGATGGATTTATATTAAAGAAAATTCAGTTTGTAAACGCAGAGGGAAGCAATGATGAGTACGAAGAAAAATTGCGCATTATTCACTTGCAAACTTTTAGAGAACTGTGCAGCAGCGCTAATTTGGAAATAAAAAATATTTGGGGCGATTATGAATTGGGTAATTTTAATCCAGGCGCTTCGCCACGTATTATTTTGCATTGCCAAAAGCAATAATTTGCCAAAACATTTACCATGCAGGTACGTTTATTGTTCATGAAGAATTTCATATTTGTAATGGTTTTGTTATTGGCATTTGCCCATTGTGGCAAGAGTCAAAAAGTAGCTACAAAAAATAACATGAGTAACACAAACGAGTTAGAAATTGCCACACTTGCCAATGGATGCTTTTGGTGTACCGAAGCTGTTTTCCAACGCTTGAAAGGTGTAGAAAAAGTAGAAAGTGGTTATAGCGGAGGAAAAATTGCCAATCCAACTTACAAAGAAATCTGCAGCGGACTTACGGGGCATGCCGAATGTATTCAGGTAACTTTTGATCCCAAACAAATTTCGTTTGCCGAAATCTTGGAAGTGTTTTTTAAAACACACGACCCCACCACACTAAACCGACAAGGTAACGATACCGGAACTCAATACCGATCGGCCATTTTTTACCATAGCGAGGCTCAAAAAAGTACAGCAATACAGCTTATTGAAGCATTAGACAGCGCAGGCGCTTTTAATAGCAAAATAGTTACAGAGGTTACGCCTGCTGCTACATTTTACAAGGCAGAAGATTACCACCAAAACTATTTTAATGATAACAAAAATGCTAATCCCTACTGTACTTTTGTGATTGTACCTAAACTCGAAAAGTTTGAAAAAGTTTTCAAGGATAAATTGAAGTAGCACACTTGAAACATAATAAACTCCGATATTTTGCATTTGTAATTGCAACCATAACTTTACTGATAGCTACTGCCATTTTTTTTGGGCGCAACACATTGTTGCATTTTGCAATGGAAAATGTGCAACATAAGTTGAAGCTGCAATACAACTTGGATTTGCATTGCAGCAGTATTCATTTTAGCCAATGGAGCGGTGTTTCAGCAGAAAACATAGTGTTGAACGATAGCGCAGGAGCAGCAATAATAAGAGTAGAGAAATTATATGTAGAAGTATCTCCAATGCGTATGTTAATTGGACAATTGCGTTTTACCAATATCCTTTCGGAGAATATTGAACTATATTTATTCGATAAACATAATGTAGCTAACTATAAAAAGTTCCGAAAGTCTTCTGCTTCCAATTTGCCAAATGAAAAGGAAGGAAAAGGTGCTTTTATTGCTAGAATACTCAAGAAGGCAACTATGTTTTCTTCAACAGAAATTGTATTGAAAAATACAAATGTGGTATTTAAAGATACCGTAGGAAGTGAACAAATTGTGTTGCCATATTTTAAGCTACATCAGCAAAAATTCACTGCGTTTTTTACTAATGGAAAACAGCCAGACACACTGTTTGCTAATGGTATTTTTGATGCCAGGCAAACACTGTTTGAGTGCAAGTTAAGTCACGAAGGCGATAGCGTTGGTGCGTTTTCTTTTTTAAAGAAAGGATACGATTTGAGTTTGAATTTTGATACAGTAGATGTTGAAATGAAATGGAAACTTGCTCAAGATGCAGGTGTGCATTTTGATGTGGCATCTAAGGTGGTAAATTTTAGTTGTGCGCATTGGCGCTTGGCAGCAGAGCCAATAATATTTCGGAATTGTCGGGCGCATGTAATTGGCATGGTAGGCTCCAATACGTTTGTAATAGACTCATCTTCTACGGCTGCGGTGCAAGATATTCCGCTGCAATTGTTTGCATCGGCATTTAAGGAAGATACCAACTACCAAGTGGCGCTTAAACTTAAGATGCCGGAGGTGGGTGCCGATAGTTTTTTTAGCTCACTGCCGGCAGGAATGTTTCATACATTAAAAGGCATATCGTGTAGTGGCAGGCTTGCTTACAATTTACATTTTAGTGTAGATTCTCGGAGTTTAGATTCATTGGTATTTGAATCGGATTTTAAGCGCAAGAATTTTTACATAAGGCATTTTGGAGCCGAAAATTTTACGCGTATAAACGATGAATTTATTCACGATGTTTTTATCAAAGATCGTTTGGTGCGCAGCATGTCGGTTGGACATAGCAATGCGGCTTTTACATCGCTGCGGCAGGTTGCACCTTATTTGGTGGCTGCGGTCTTACAATCAGAAGATCCTTCGTTTTTGCAGCATAATGGTTTTATAGAAAGTGCATTTAGGGAATCGGCAATTCAAAATATTAAAGAGAAGCGTTTTGCTCGCGGTGGAAGTACCATTACTATGCAGTTGGTTAAAAATGTGTTTTTAAACAGAAACAAAAACGTAGCGCGCAAAATAGAAGAGGCGCTTATTGTATATTTAATTGAGAACTTGCATTTGGTAAGCAAGGATCGCCTATTGGAAGTGTATTTGAATATTATTGAGTGGGGGCCAAATGTATATGGCATTGGCGAGGCTGCTGCCTATTATTTCGGGAAAAAACCTGCAGAATTGTCGCTGCCGGAAAGTGTGTTTTTAGCAGGAATTATTCCTAACCCCAAGTTCTATAAATATCAAGTAGAGAGCGATGGTTCATTTAAACCGCATTTTAAGCGGTATGCAGAAATTTTAGTAAACCGGATGTTGCTAAGAGAAAGAATAA
The sequence above is drawn from the Chitinophagales bacterium genome and encodes:
- the glmM gene encoding phosphoglucosamine mutase, which translates into the protein MSLIKSISGIRGTIGGFPGSNLTPEDIMKFTAAFGEWVIQNSGTRKIVIGRDARVSGEMVNHIVVGTLQSIGIDVVDLGLSTTPTVEMAVPEERAGGGIILTASHNPKQWNALKLLNAQGEFISAKAGEELLRIAEEKEVKYEDVNSLGHYTQNDTYIDFHIEKILKLKLVDTEAIKKRNFKVVIDCVNSTGGIALPKLLKALGVEQVIELYTEPNGLFPHNPEPLPENLSELSMTVKKNNADVGISVDPDVDRLALVSEDGSMFGEEYTLVAVADYVLKNKRGNTVSNLSSTRALRDVTEKHGAEYFASAVGEVNVVQKMKEEKAVIGGEGNGGIIYPELHYGRDAMVGIALFLTHLAKFGKSTSLLRAQYPNYYISKKKIDLDPSINIDNLFDDIESKYKNQPINKIDGVKIEFEKDWVHLRRSNTEPIIRIYAESGSETTSENIANQIMADLKFFSKQQQA
- a CDS encoding biotin--[acetyl-CoA-carboxylase] ligase; the protein is MDSSPLFAGMNVVELEETTSTNTEAKQLIENEKPIEGTVVIAKKQTKGKGQLGNTWVSEAGKNLTCSYILYPVFLGADKHFYLNMVASLAVKEVCEAILEDEVKVKWPNDVYYGNKKIAGILIENSISGATVITSVVGIGINVNQTEFDEALPNPGSLKMFTQTDIDLNAMLQNLNIYLEKYYLQLRQQHHHFLQRAYTEALFRYNQTAYFKRGEQTFKGEIAGIARDGKLIIHSSGKELRFNMQEVQFVI
- a CDS encoding metal-dependent transcriptional regulator; this translates as MKTELSITEENYIKTIYHLSAGGNENVNTNAIADAMSTTAASVSDMLRKLSDKKLADYEKYKGVQLTESGILIARRLVRAHRLWEVFLAEKLNYEWHEVHELAERLEHIRDENFVTRLDNFLGNPQYDPHGDPIPDANGNIEKSNAVPLSTLNKGATAVVVGVKNSSSNFLQYLDSIDIALGTKLKVMNVFNFDSSVEIKLPKKTISVSAKAAEHLLVEVV
- a CDS encoding cytochrome c maturation protein CcmE, whose protein sequence is MKKSHIVLLILIAVSVGVIIAMTGDYTTYSNFVQAKEKSKAVSVAGFLAKDKPLVYDPLKDPNYFEFTMYDREGNVQEVVFKGSKPQDFERSEQVVVKGKMEGKYFRASEILMKCPSKYVNDEIVLKEKA
- a CDS encoding transglycosylase domain-containing protein, which codes for MKHNKLRYFAFVIATITLLIATAIFFGRNTLLHFAMENVQHKLKLQYNLDLHCSSIHFSQWSGVSAENIVLNDSAGAAIIRVEKLYVEVSPMRMLIGQLRFTNILSENIELYLFDKHNVANYKKFRKSSASNLPNEKEGKGAFIARILKKATMFSSTEIVLKNTNVVFKDTVGSEQIVLPYFKLHQQKFTAFFTNGKQPDTLFANGIFDARQTLFECKLSHEGDSVGAFSFLKKGYDLSLNFDTVDVEMKWKLAQDAGVHFDVASKVVNFSCAHWRLAAEPIIFRNCRAHVIGMVGSNTFVIDSSSTAAVQDIPLQLFASAFKEDTNYQVALKLKMPEVGADSFFSSLPAGMFHTLKGISCSGRLAYNLHFSVDSRSLDSLVFESDFKRKNFYIRHFGAENFTRINDEFIHDVFIKDRLVRSMSVGHSNAAFTSLRQVAPYLVAAVLQSEDPSFLQHNGFIESAFRESAIQNIKEKRFARGGSTITMQLVKNVFLNRNKNVARKIEEALIVYLIENLHLVSKDRLLEVYLNIIEWGPNVYGIGEAAAYYFGKKPAELSLPESVFLAGIIPNPKFYKYQVESDGSFKPHFKRYAEILVNRMLLRERITENDMLSFQPKVVLKGAAAQVVAPAGVEAESVVGEE
- a CDS encoding class I SAM-dependent methyltransferase, whose amino-acid sequence is MTEKEWFTDWFDSAYYHLLYNNRDEHEAEKFVEKLTVQLKLQEGAQILDVACGKGRHAKTLHKLGFNVTGIDLSENSIAAAKAFEDSNLHFVRWDMRETYCANCFDVAVNLFSSFGYLPSDEDNLVALKAIASNLKPQGVLILDYMNAEWVVKQLKPREILQRGDTQFHIQKKVQDGFILKKIQFVNAEGSNDEYEEKLRIIHLQTFRELCSSANLEIKNIWGDYELGNFNPGASPRIILHCQKQ
- the msrA gene encoding peptide-methionine (S)-S-oxide reductase MsrA, which produces MKNFIFVMVLLLAFAHCGKSQKVATKNNMSNTNELEIATLANGCFWCTEAVFQRLKGVEKVESGYSGGKIANPTYKEICSGLTGHAECIQVTFDPKQISFAEILEVFFKTHDPTTLNRQGNDTGTQYRSAIFYHSEAQKSTAIQLIEALDSAGAFNSKIVTEVTPAATFYKAEDYHQNYFNDNKNANPYCTFVIVPKLEKFEKVFKDKLK